A window of the Streptomyces albireticuli genome harbors these coding sequences:
- the hisN gene encoding histidinol-phosphatase: MSDYHDDLRLAHVLADAADAATMDRFKALDLKVETKPDMTPVSEADKAAEELIRGHLQRARPRDAVLGEEFGSDGTGPRRWVIDPIDGTKNYVRGVPVWATLISLMVQGEGGYQPVVGVVSAPALGRRWWAARDSGAYTGRSLTSATRLQVSRVGRISDASFAYSSLSGWEERGMLPGFLDLTRDCWRTRGYGDFWPYMMVAEGSVDICAEPELSLWDMAANVVIVEEAGGRFTGLDGVPGPHSGNAAASNGLLHDELLGYLQS; this comes from the coding sequence ATGTCCGACTACCACGATGATCTGCGCCTGGCCCATGTCCTGGCGGACGCCGCCGACGCGGCGACCATGGACCGGTTCAAGGCTCTCGACCTCAAGGTCGAGACCAAACCGGACATGACTCCGGTGAGCGAGGCGGACAAGGCCGCCGAGGAGCTGATCCGCGGCCATCTCCAGCGGGCCCGTCCGCGCGACGCCGTCCTGGGCGAGGAGTTCGGCAGCGACGGCACCGGGCCGCGCCGCTGGGTCATCGACCCGATCGACGGCACGAAGAACTACGTCCGCGGGGTGCCGGTCTGGGCCACGCTGATCTCGCTGATGGTGCAGGGCGAGGGCGGCTACCAGCCGGTCGTCGGTGTGGTCTCGGCGCCGGCCCTGGGCCGCCGCTGGTGGGCCGCCAGGGACTCGGGCGCCTACACCGGCCGCAGCCTGACCTCGGCCACCCGGCTCCAGGTCTCGCGGGTCGGCCGGATCTCGGACGCGTCCTTCGCCTACTCCTCGCTGAGCGGCTGGGAGGAGCGCGGGATGCTGCCGGGCTTCCTGGACCTGACCCGCGACTGCTGGCGGACGCGCGGCTACGGCGACTTCTGGCCGTACATGATGGTCGCCGAGGGATCGGTGGACATCTGCGCCGAGCCGGAGCTGTCCCTGTGGGACATGGCGGCCAACGTCGTCATCGTCGAGGAGGCGGGCGGCCGCTTCACCGGCCTGGACGGGGTGCCCGGCCCGCACAGCGGCAACGCCGCCGCCTCGAACGGCCTGCTCCACGACGAGCTGCTGGGCTACCTCCAGTCGTAG
- a CDS encoding TetR family transcriptional regulator codes for MPAARELLLDAAFAALGSRPWSGVRMVDVAAAAGVSRQTLYNEFGSKDGLARALVRRETEAFLAGVVRALAGPGPGADAGARCAAGAVWILRTARVNPLVRAALTGCRGDRVPAAAAPADPARRAAPGSAAARATPTPGGLADGVRDRVVEAVTAGTAGAEGPAGDAGDRVAGPAGDAGRPVGGVPWACEMAVRLTLSYVVAPVGPDEEAAADVARLVRALVGDGRGGGFT; via the coding sequence ATGCCCGCGGCACGAGAGCTTTTGCTGGACGCGGCCTTCGCGGCGCTCGGCAGCCGGCCCTGGAGCGGGGTCCGGATGGTCGACGTCGCGGCCGCCGCCGGGGTCTCCCGGCAGACGCTCTACAACGAATTCGGCAGCAAGGACGGTCTGGCGCGCGCCCTGGTGCGGCGCGAGACGGAGGCCTTCCTCGCGGGTGTCGTACGGGCCCTCGCCGGGCCCGGTCCCGGCGCGGACGCGGGGGCCCGCTGTGCCGCCGGAGCCGTATGGATCCTGCGTACGGCCCGTGTCAACCCCCTCGTGCGGGCCGCGCTGACCGGTTGCCGGGGCGACCGGGTCCCCGCGGCGGCGGCCCCCGCCGACCCGGCGCGGCGGGCCGCGCCCGGCTCCGCCGCGGCCCGCGCCACCCCGACGCCGGGAGGTCTGGCCGACGGCGTCCGGGACCGTGTCGTCGAGGCGGTCACGGCCGGGACGGCGGGTGCGGAGGGTCCGGCGGGAGACGCCGGGGACCGCGTGGCGGGGCCGGCCGGGGACGCCGGCCGGCCGGTGGGCGGGGTGCCGTGGGCCTGTGAGATGGCCGTCCGGCTGACGCTCTCCTACGTGGTCGCGCCGGTCGGCCCGGACGAGGAGGCCGCCGCGGATGTCGCCCGTCTGGTCCGCGCTCTTGTGGGCGACGGCCGCGGCGGCG
- a CDS encoding cyclic nucleotide-binding/CBS domain-containing protein has protein sequence MLVRDAMSTVVLTIGPAHTLRQAARLMSARRIGAAVVLDPDTCGLGILTERDILNSVGAGQDPDRETAHAHTTTDVVFAAPEWTLDEAANAMSRGGFRHLVVLDGQGPVGVVSVRDIIRSWVSQRAREDALSA, from the coding sequence ATGCTCGTCCGCGACGCCATGAGCACGGTGGTCCTCACCATCGGTCCCGCACACACCCTCCGACAGGCAGCACGGCTGATGTCCGCGCGCAGGATAGGCGCCGCGGTCGTCCTGGACCCCGATACGTGCGGGCTCGGCATCCTCACCGAGCGCGACATCCTCAACTCGGTCGGCGCCGGCCAGGACCCCGACCGGGAGACGGCCCACGCCCACACCACCACCGACGTGGTCTTCGCGGCCCCCGAGTGGACCCTCGACGAGGCCGCGAACGCCATGTCGCGCGGCGGCTTCCGGCATCTCGTCGTCCTGGACGGCCAGGGGCCGGTGGGCGTGGTGTCGGTGCGCGACATCATCCGCTCCTGGGTGTCCCAGCGGGCACGGGAGGACGCGCTGTCGGCCTGA